The genomic segment GGGCGCCACGCGCTACCGTCTGCCGGTAGGGCCGTGACGCGGTGCACGGAGGACATCCCGTGCCTAAGGCGGGCTGTGCAGACAAGCACCACGCCACCGGACGGGCTATCTCCTTAAAGGATGTCTCCCTAAAGCTGTGAGGCCTAGACCTCCATCAGCTCGTTTTCCTTGCGCTCGACGTGCTCGTCTACCTTGGCCACGTGCTTCTGGGTGATCTTATCCAGCTGCTGCTCAGCGGACTTCACTTCGTCCTCGCCGGCGTCGCCGTCCTTCTGGATCTTCTTCAGGTGCTGGTTACCATCGCGGCGGATGTTGCGGATCGCAATCTTGGCGTCCTCACCCTTAGACTTTGCCAGCTTCACCATGTCACGGCGACGCTCCTCGGTGAGCTGCGGGATGGTCACGCGCAGCACCTGGCCGTCATTGGTGGGGTTCACGCCCAAATCGGAGTTACGGATTGCGTTTTCAATCTCGCTCATCAGGCCCTGCTCGTAGGGCTTGATCAGCAGCATGCGCGGCTCCGGAACCGAGATGGTGGCCATCTGGGTGATGGGGGTCATCGCACCGTAATACTCGGCCATCACGCCATTAAACATCGCGGGGTTAGCGCGGCCGGTGCGGATAGTGGTGAGGTCCTCGCGGACGTACTCCACGGACTGCTCCATACGGCCTTCGGCTTCGAAGAGGATCTCGTCGATCATCTCACTCATGTTCTAATTCTCACTTATCTCTGTGGTGTATTTGTGTGTGCCCCGCGTGCGCACACGCGCGGCGGGCGGTCATTGTGCAGCACTCAGCAGGCCGCCCCTCGCGCCGCAGCGCTGGAACTGACCTGCCGGCACAGAAGGTTCAACGTCCCAATCTATCAGGATTGCACGAGAGTTCCGATGGACTCGCCCTTAATAGCGCGGGCGATATTTCCCTCTTGGAGAAGGTTAAAGACCAAGATGGGCATGTTGTTGTCCATGCAGAGGCTAAACGCCGTGGCATCGGCCACCTTCAGCCCGCGCTCGATCACTTCCCGCGGGGTGATCTGGGTAAACAGTTCAGCATCGGGGTTGGTACGGGGATCGTCCGAATACACTCCATCCACGGCCTTCGCCATGAGCAGCACCTCGCAGTCGATCTCGAGGGCGCGCTGTGCAGCGGTGGTGTCGGTGGAGAAATACGGCAGGCCCATGCCAGCACCGAAGATCACCACCCGCCCCTTGTCCAGGTGACGCTTGGCGCGCAGCGGCAGATAGGGCTCAGCCACCTGGGCCATATTGATGGAGGTTTGTACGCGGCAGTCGATTCCGTCGCGCTCGAGAAAGTCCTGCAGCGCCAGGCAGTTCATCACGGTACCGAGCATGCCCATGTAGTCCGAGCGGTTGCGATCAAGCCCCCGCTGCTGCAGTTGGGCGCCGCGGAAGAAGTTACCGCCACCGATCACCACGGCGACCTCTGCCCCATCACGGGCGACACTCGCAATCTGGTGCGCCACGTTTTCCACCACATCGGGATCGATGCCCACGGTGCCACCGCCGAACATTTCACCCCCGAGCTTCAGCATGACGCGCTTATATCCCTCACGAGTGGCACCCTCGGCCATAGTTGTCACCTTTCGTCGACGCGGTTGGTTCGTGTGCGTATTCTACCTTCCACCGCCGCGGCATGCGCTAAGCACTCGGCTTATCGACGCCACCTCTCGGCTTCGCCCCGCTAGGCATAGAAAAAACCTGCACCCCGATGTCTACGGGGTGCAGGTCCATTCAGCGCTGAGCCTTAGGCGGAGTGCTGACCAACCTCGAGGCGGGCGAAGCCGGTGAGCTTCACTCCGGCCTCGTCCATGACCTGCTTGACGGTCTTCTTGTTGTCAGCAACAGAAGCCTGGTCCTCCAGGACGACATCCTT from the Corynebacterium ciconiae DSM 44920 genome contains:
- the frr gene encoding ribosome recycling factor — its product is MIDEILFEAEGRMEQSVEYVREDLTTIRTGRANPAMFNGVMAEYYGAMTPITQMATISVPEPRMLLIKPYEQGLMSEIENAIRNSDLGVNPTNDGQVLRVTIPQLTEERRRDMVKLAKSKGEDAKIAIRNIRRDGNQHLKKIQKDGDAGEDEVKSAEQQLDKITQKHVAKVDEHVERKENELMEV
- the pyrH gene encoding UMP kinase — translated: MAEGATREGYKRVMLKLGGEMFGGGTVGIDPDVVENVAHQIASVARDGAEVAVVIGGGNFFRGAQLQQRGLDRNRSDYMGMLGTVMNCLALQDFLERDGIDCRVQTSINMAQVAEPYLPLRAKRHLDKGRVVIFGAGMGLPYFSTDTTAAQRALEIDCEVLLMAKAVDGVYSDDPRTNPDAELFTQITPREVIERGLKVADATAFSLCMDNNMPILVFNLLQEGNIARAIKGESIGTLVQS